The Dioscorea cayenensis subsp. rotundata cultivar TDr96_F1 unplaced genomic scaffold, TDr96_F1_v2_PseudoChromosome.rev07_lg8_w22 25.fasta BLBR01000871.1, whole genome shotgun sequence genome includes the window GCCGGTTCCACCGTGATGGGGATTTCGTTGACAACATAGTCAATGATCTTCTTAACTATGGTTATGGCAACAGcgatcaacgggagacacattTTTTGctgcttcttcttgttcaggGATTTTGTCTACCTTCGATGTGGCATCGTCGACCACCGGTTCCACCATGACGGGCATGTCATCAATGGCAACACACTCAATAACAAACGCATCGAGTCGTCGATGATGCGGTTATTGTTCATCGATCATCGGTGGTGGACGAGAGAGGCAtcattgttttctctttttttccaaaGCTTCTTCAAAGCGTGACCGTCTTTGAATGGCCATTACGATGGCGTCCTCGTCAGTCAAAAACTCGAGTCCATCCCACTAACGTCCCGTCCCGGGTACTTCATTTATTTGGAGGGAGCGATGTGAGTCGATGTGACCGAACCTCtaatgcctcaacccgagcaACGAGCCGAGAAACacggtcatcaatatccggcACACCGTAGAAAAGTTACGGTGACATCGATCGCCTATTGCCATCAAAGGGGCCATGCGGTTGGGAGGGTCGTCGCGATCGAGGAACCGTACGTGGTCACCGGGGGATGGGTGTTGTCGTCGAGCCGGGGTAGGGGGCTTCACCGGCTGCCGAGGAATATGTCTGTTGATATACCGAGTGTTTCTTGTAGATTACTAtagcccatttctatagatttttcagCCCAGTTCTTGTAGTGACGATCCACTGTAGACAAACCCGGGTTCCTGAGCGACTTGTTCTGTAGAAAGCTCGGTTTGATAGAGCTCTGTCATCGTAGCATCCCGTTACTGTAGCGAGCCGAAaatttttcccttaaaacatttcttcttcttctttttcttcttctcttcttctttccttgtcttggccgaacctttcccatttttcttatcggcgaagttttccggcgaaccaagcatcctatctcttcctccttcaccattgagcttggtaagcatagatttatggttttataccgtatttattctttgtatttttccttgtttttagtcaaaacctagaatttctccatggatttgcatgtttataggtttaaattgaagccattgaattgttgatcttgtgtgagaatgttgtagaagaaaaatttgtgatttagagttgtaaattggggagaaaaccatagtatagggctcgggtttttactgtagcaagttCGAATTTCATctgtagcaccggcaatctttagttgtttcttttgatttcttttagattagattgaagctaaaacccctaggaattcattggtaaccttttaaacctagttttgagctaatcttaggatcgaattagagtggtttgttagaaaaacttagggtttttcttgtttgtttgtttttttgctaaatttttttgtggtgttttgttatgctttggcaaggagaagaagtcttggctcgaggcaaaggcttagccgaggagtagcttgcgaggaagataaattgccgatccccgtgagtggaattatttagcatagctttattagaagaatgccaatagctatatatatatatatatatatatgcatttcatgttttaagtaagtttttattgatttatacttgtttggtaatttggtgaatgataattattgttgaggcaaatcttggatgtctcttttggctttttgttttattatcgtggaaattgtgattgatatatgtatccatgagtttgtgaaatctttatttttgtttgaaacttgagttttgttatggaaatctttgatttggtgaaatcctaggcttgaagcaaattttggattgttgaaaggaaaaaggatttccatgttgttgcttgtgttgggacttgcaaattatttttgtgttaaaaagtttgggctttgcttatgtgtttatcttgtcctcgtgcaaatggtcgaggtattcttgatttatgatcatggatggatattgtactcgagtggagttgtattttattgtggtgattgttttggtgatatcctcaTCGCAGTAGGGCGGTCTTCACGGCCAGCCTATTGAGGTGGGCGTGtcgaccggctgattactacgagggccgctcggtgggagtgtagagccccgatcggatattcatcgggtagccggagtcaccaaccggtgaactgatgggtcaacgctcaagggcatgagtacctttggcggctcgaacctagccatggccacgcgaaggtttagagagtttttctagaccatattatgttgggtgagtgttgggtattgtgtttatttatttcaaacccatgatatttttgttgttttacttgtatttaaaaccatgctttatgatttttttgtgttgtaaaccctagttggggtaaaaagagtttttcttggtattattatgtttttttaattctcttgaaggcttctattatatgtaataatgtttctaaacttgtatcactttggtaaagcatttattttgatgattcattattattattatttgtctgttggtgtatttttttctcgctaaggttgtgctaacctccctcaccgagtaacttgagttactcatccctcttcttCCTCCCGGATCACTGCGGTAGTAGGTGTGACCGTGTGGCAGCGTACTgggcatttactactattctatcatctgttgtatttccttcagttcatgtatgttgttgttgtcatggaacatgttataagacctatggatccactagtgtgtagaaaacttgttgcatggtttagtatttaaatactcttaaacttctgtgtattaccatttcctactgttgttagggttgtttccctgtgtattttgtgaacctctatattttctgtatcctattgttgttgttgttgttgttgttgttgttgttactgtcgttgtgtaacattgtttttttctgttctatatctgcgatatgtatattgttgaattccaggtgtgttgattagccttgcggcatcctgagggttgagtggcggggtatccctcctcgggattgctgcggcgattgtcgcgtctcgtgggcccgcgggtcggggcgtgacaattttattggtatcagagctattggtTTAGACTAATAGCTGTAACTTGTTCTTGTCTTTGACTGTCTTCTGTAGTAACTAGTGGATCCAGTTAGAGTTGAGCATGTAGCATTGTTGCATATAggaattgattttgaaagttGCTTTTGGTGTCTTTTTCAGTAAAAATGCCAGTACAACGCCCGCGCACACGCAGTGGAGCAGTTGCTCCTGCTGTTGAGCCTACTACTGCACCGCCTAGAGGTGGACGGCGTGGAGTGCCATCTCCACCGTCCTCTCCTTCGCCGCCTAGGCAGGAGGCCAATTCTAGGCATGCACCTGCCGTAGCAGCGTCAGTGCATGGTCCTAGAGTACCTGAGCCTGTGCCCCAGACCCCAGTGCCCGAGTTAGCTCCGTCCCCAGAGGCGATGCAGGCCTTCAGAGCCTATTGGGACAATCAGGATAGGCAGCCGACCTATCAGGAGTTCAGAGACTTCATGAGCTTTTGGAGCATGTATGGAGAGGATGTACCGACTGCGCAGCCACACGCTTCAGCACCACCCCGAATGCAGTCAGTTCCCCTAGTCCCTGCAGAGGACAGTAGGTCCAGCCAGAGTTTGTTCTTGTCTAAGCTCCTGAAGGAAGCCCGACAGTTAGGCTGCAGTTCTTTTGATGGCACGAGCGATGCCATGGTTGCCAAAGAGTGGCTAAAGCGGGTGATAGCTACTTTCGACGACATGGTTCTAGAAGAAGACCTGAGGCTCAAGGTTGCTACGAGGTTACTTGAGGGCAGAGCCAGAGTTTGGTGGGAAAGTCTGAAAGGTCGTTCCCGTGTTGTTTTGAGTTGGTCAGATTTTCAGAGGGAGTTTGACGAGGAGTACTACACCCGTTTCCATAGAGACCAGAAAAAGGCGGGGAGTTCATGCAGCTGAACCAGTGGTAGCGGATCCGTGACGTAGTATGAGATGTAATTAAAGGACCTAGCAAACTTTGTACCGTAACC containing:
- the LOC120255172 gene encoding proline-rich protein 36-like is translated as MPVQRPRTRSGAVAPAVEPTTAPPRGGRRGVPSPPSSPSPPRQEANSRHAPAVAASVHGPRVPEPVPQTPVPELAPSPEAMQAFRAYWDNQDRQPTYQEFRDFMSFWSMYGEDVPTAQPHASAPPRMQSVPLVPAEDSRSSQSLFLSKLLKEARQLGCSSFDGTSDAMVAKEWLKRVIATFDDMVLEEDLRLKVATRLLEGRARVWWESLKGRSRVVLSWSDFQREFDEEYYTRFHRDQKKAGSSCS